The following proteins are encoded in a genomic region of Streptococcus constellatus subsp. constellatus:
- the cas7c gene encoding type I-C CRISPR-associated protein Cas7/Csd2 — MLEHKIDFMVTIEVREANANGDPLSGNMPRTDAKGHGLISDVAIKRKIRNRMQDFGCPTFVQAGDRIEDEFRSLEKRFSNQFTSKDSDAEIEEKANQLWMDVRSFGQVFTYLKKSIGVRGPVSLNMAKSLEPIVISSLQITRSTNGMEAKNESGRSSDTMGTKHFVDYGVYVIKGSINPNFAEKTGFSDEDAEVIKKALISLFENDASSARPEGSMRVREVFWFTHSNKLGNVSSARVFDLIEFDKEKQDKDNYDDYSIHLNQEKLAEYQAKGLKVDILEGL; from the coding sequence ATGTTGGAACACAAAATTGATTTTATGGTGACGATTGAGGTACGTGAGGCAAATGCAAATGGCGATCCTTTATCTGGTAATATGCCAAGAACAGATGCTAAGGGCCATGGCTTGATTTCAGATGTGGCTATTAAACGTAAAATTAGGAATCGTATGCAAGATTTTGGTTGTCCTACTTTTGTACAGGCAGGTGATCGCATTGAGGACGAGTTTCGCTCGCTTGAAAAACGTTTCTCTAATCAATTCACTTCAAAAGATTCAGATGCAGAAATTGAAGAAAAAGCTAATCAATTATGGATGGATGTGCGTTCCTTCGGTCAAGTATTTACTTATCTTAAAAAGTCAATCGGTGTTCGTGGTCCAGTTTCGCTGAATATGGCTAAATCTTTGGAACCAATTGTGATTTCCAGTCTACAGATTACTAGAAGTACCAACGGTATGGAAGCAAAAAATGAAAGCGGTCGTTCGTCAGACACTATGGGAACTAAGCATTTTGTTGATTATGGTGTCTATGTCATCAAAGGTTCGATTAATCCAAATTTTGCTGAAAAAACAGGATTTTCTGATGAAGATGCTGAGGTAATTAAGAAAGCACTTATCAGTCTGTTTGAGAACGATGCGTCATCCGCTCGTCCTGAAGGTTCTATGCGCGTGAGGGAAGTCTTCTGGTTTACTCATTCTAATAAGTTAGGAAATGTTTCCAGTGCGCGTGTTTTTGATTTGATTGAATTTGACAAAGAAAAACAGGATAAAGATAATTACGATGACTACAGCATTCATCTTAATCAAGAAAAATTAGCAGAATATCAAGCTAAAGGATTGAAAGTTGATATCTTAGAAGGACTGTAA
- the cas4 gene encoding CRISPR-associated protein Cas4 — MVYAESDYLMLSGIQHFQFCKRQWSLIHIEQQWAENEATAHGQILHQKADNPYIKEKRKDVITSRAMHVSSKELGLYGILDVVEFHKDEKGVPLKGKRGKWLPVIIEYKRGKPKKDTRDIVQLVAQTICLEETLGCEIEYGYLYYHSVNQKKRIEITSDFRKEVAELACQMHEYYDKKLIPKAEYFKNCQLCSLVDICMPRLSKKARNVDNYIFQALKSEDSL, encoded by the coding sequence ATGGTTTATGCTGAAAGTGACTATTTGATGTTATCTGGTATTCAGCATTTCCAATTTTGCAAGCGCCAATGGAGTTTGATTCATATTGAGCAGCAGTGGGCTGAAAACGAAGCGACAGCTCATGGGCAGATTTTGCATCAGAAGGCGGATAATCCTTATATTAAAGAAAAGCGAAAGGATGTCATTACCTCACGAGCCATGCATGTCTCATCAAAAGAGCTTGGTCTCTATGGGATATTGGATGTGGTTGAATTCCATAAGGATGAAAAAGGAGTTCCGCTAAAAGGAAAACGTGGCAAATGGCTTCCTGTCATTATTGAATATAAGCGTGGAAAACCTAAAAAGGATACTCGTGACATTGTTCAGCTGGTTGCTCAAACGATTTGTCTTGAAGAAACTCTTGGATGCGAAATCGAGTATGGTTATCTTTACTATCATAGTGTAAATCAAAAGAAGCGAATAGAAATTACTTCTGATTTTCGAAAAGAAGTAGCCGAGTTGGCTTGCCAAATGCATGAATATTATGACAAAAAGCTTATTCCGAAAGCTGAATATTTTAAAAACTGTCAGTTATGCTCCTTAGTTGATATTTGCATGCCGCGTTTGAGCAAAAAGGCGCGCAATGTTGACAATTATATTTTCCAAGCACTAAAAAGTGAGGATAGCTTATGA
- the cas8c gene encoding type I-C CRISPR-associated protein Cas8c/Csd1 — MDFFTSLLKAYEKAEEIELVDQQNGDNPVLLPLYHTSLKSNGKNIIAVKLDQDGSFYKAEVMDDNQMIIFPVTANSVARSGSNPDPHPLVDKFSYYIPEVSQSQYDDFHKQLASWIAYCEEGKVKDFLMKIQHFILQTDFLSSILRSLYGDHYQREGLKITYSDSDGKNKTVDLSAYFLEFSIVQFHGFKDESVTSYKALHQSFISFMTANQDNLRTCNISGRMEQITNKHRGLMGTAKIISVSNKGEAYKGRFKEREDVFSVGYETSEKIHLMIKYLLENKNSSTWLGSSQYLINWFSDDLVNESQLDIVKPIFNDLFEDDEEESLVPIKPNEESRQIESSFIKGQKLFGNDATYYIAILNKTSNGRIALKYFRQVQVSQLLKNLETWQEDYSWEAKTKSGNYKLRTPTFNEIINAAYGVDRERYLELDNDSFKSDQYQQLVTALIDGRSIPNSVVKKLEDNIKQRQKYSKHWYQVQQVSLAVLQKQYGREFTPMLDHQETDRSYLFGRLLAIYELFEAQRYALDGSSQERITNAERYWNAYTGQPAKMMKHLENKIKPYEEVLKLNRPGIWHKLEKERKEIIQLLTPLYANKEFTQPLDYKFIFGYYAEKQFYYTKQTKENEG; from the coding sequence ATGGATTTTTTTACTTCTCTCTTAAAAGCTTATGAAAAAGCAGAAGAAATTGAATTAGTTGACCAACAAAATGGGGACAATCCTGTTTTGCTTCCGCTTTATCATACTAGTTTGAAGTCAAATGGTAAAAATATTATTGCAGTTAAGTTGGATCAGGATGGTAGTTTCTATAAGGCAGAGGTCATGGATGATAATCAAATGATTATATTTCCTGTGACTGCAAATTCTGTAGCAAGATCTGGTAGCAATCCTGATCCACATCCTCTAGTAGACAAGTTTTCTTATTATATACCAGAGGTGAGTCAATCACAATATGATGATTTTCATAAACAATTAGCTAGTTGGATTGCTTACTGTGAGGAAGGTAAAGTCAAGGATTTTTTGATGAAAATTCAGCATTTTATTCTCCAAACAGATTTTCTAAGTAGTATTCTTCGGTCTTTATATGGTGATCATTACCAAAGGGAGGGATTGAAAATCACCTATTCTGACTCTGATGGAAAAAACAAGACTGTTGATTTGTCCGCTTATTTCCTAGAGTTTTCAATTGTACAATTTCATGGCTTTAAAGATGAATCAGTGACTAGCTACAAGGCCTTACACCAATCCTTTATTTCGTTTATGACTGCTAATCAAGATAATTTGAGAACGTGTAATATTAGTGGACGTATGGAACAAATTACAAATAAACATAGAGGACTAATGGGAACTGCGAAAATCATTTCAGTTAGTAATAAAGGAGAGGCTTATAAAGGGCGATTCAAAGAGCGGGAAGATGTTTTTAGTGTTGGTTATGAAACTTCGGAAAAAATTCATTTAATGATTAAGTATCTGCTGGAAAATAAAAACAGCAGTACTTGGTTGGGATCGTCACAATATCTCATCAATTGGTTTAGTGATGATTTAGTGAATGAGAGTCAATTGGATATTGTGAAGCCGATATTTAATGATTTATTTGAAGATGATGAAGAAGAAAGTTTAGTTCCCATTAAACCGAACGAAGAAAGTAGGCAAATAGAATCTTCGTTTATCAAGGGACAAAAATTGTTTGGTAACGATGCAACCTATTATATTGCAATATTGAATAAAACAAGCAATGGTCGGATTGCTTTAAAATATTTCCGTCAGGTTCAAGTTTCCCAGTTATTGAAAAATCTGGAAACTTGGCAGGAAGACTATTCTTGGGAGGCAAAAACTAAATCTGGAAATTATAAATTAAGAACACCTACTTTTAATGAAATAATCAACGCTGCCTACGGTGTTGACAGAGAACGTTATTTGGAATTGGATAATGACAGTTTTAAGAGCGATCAATATCAGCAATTAGTAACAGCTTTGATTGATGGAAGGTCAATACCAAACAGTGTTGTAAAAAAATTAGAAGATAACATTAAACAAAGACAGAAGTATTCTAAGCACTGGTATCAAGTACAACAAGTTAGTTTAGCGGTTTTACAAAAACAATATGGAAGGGAGTTCACACCAATGTTAGACCATCAAGAAACAGATCGTTCTTATCTATTTGGACGCTTACTTGCAATTTATGAGCTGTTTGAAGCGCAGCGCTATGCTCTAGATGGCAGTAGCCAAGAACGCATCACGAATGCTGAGCGTTACTGGAATGCTTATACAGGTCAACCAGCCAAGATGATGAAACATTTAGAAAATAAAATTAAGCCTTATGAGGAAGTTTTGAAATTGAATAGACCTGGTATTTGGCATAAATTGGAGAAAGAAAGAAAAGAAATTATTCAACTTTTAACCCCATTATATGCTAATAAAGAGTTTACTCAGCCATTAGATTATAAATTTATCTTTGGCTACTATGCTGAAAAACAATTTTACTACACTAAACAAACTAAAGAAAACGAGGGATAA
- a CDS encoding CRISPR-associated endonuclease Cas3'' encodes MILAHYECETNKKQSLEEHSFNVANKAREEAELIGQGDLLFLLGLYHDLGKADNKFQDKLTKNPAMHVDHSYAGAKYLFEKINICLSAKAVDKTTRLQFNEVVAYVISAHHGMFDIFDKESAQYAYNKLRNRIAKERVDYHYDSDVKNFANFLEDKLQE; translated from the coding sequence ATGATTTTAGCGCATTATGAATGTGAAACAAATAAGAAACAGTCGTTGGAAGAACATTCCTTTAATGTAGCCAACAAGGCAAGGGAAGAAGCTGAATTGATTGGTCAAGGTGATTTACTCTTTCTTCTGGGCCTTTATCATGATTTAGGAAAAGCCGATAATAAATTCCAAGATAAATTAACCAAGAACCCTGCTATGCACGTCGATCATTCCTATGCTGGTGCTAAATATTTGTTTGAGAAAATCAATATATGTCTTTCGGCAAAGGCTGTTGATAAAACAACGCGTTTACAATTTAATGAAGTTGTTGCTTATGTTATTTCTGCTCATCATGGAATGTTTGATATTTTTGATAAGGAATCAGCTCAATACGCTTATAACAAACTTAGAAATCGTATTGCTAAGGAAAGGGTAGACTATCATTATGATAGCGATGTGAAGAATTTTGCCAACTTTTTAGAAGATAAATTGCAAGAATAA
- the cas5c gene encoding type I-C CRISPR-associated protein Cas5c: protein MYRSRNFYARVRGDQALFTNPATKGGGERSSYSVPTRQALQGIIDSIYYKPTFINIVTEVKVVNQIQTELHGVRALLHDYSADLSYVSYLSDVEYLVKFHFIWNENREDLMQDRLPNKHEAIMERSIRKGGRRNVFLGTSECFGLVDEISQEEYENTPSYYDGVTIDLGIMFHSFAYPKDETTPLKSYFTKTVMENGLIKFKPQSECEIVNTLSSYTFKTPGQIKSVDDELKEYDAMEKGEG, encoded by the coding sequence TTGTACAGATCAAGAAATTTCTATGCGAGGGTGCGTGGTGATCAGGCCCTCTTTACAAACCCTGCAACTAAAGGTGGTGGAGAGAGATCATCATATTCTGTTCCTACTCGGCAAGCTTTGCAAGGCATAATTGATAGTATTTATTATAAGCCAACATTCATAAATATTGTCACTGAAGTTAAGGTTGTTAATCAAATTCAGACAGAATTACACGGCGTTCGTGCTTTGTTACATGATTACAGCGCAGATTTGAGCTACGTGTCCTATTTGAGTGATGTGGAATATCTAGTGAAATTCCATTTCATTTGGAATGAAAATCGTGAAGATTTAATGCAAGATAGGCTGCCTAACAAGCATGAAGCCATTATGGAACGCTCGATTCGAAAAGGTGGACGACGCAATGTTTTTTTAGGAACCAGCGAATGCTTTGGCTTAGTCGATGAAATTAGTCAGGAAGAATATGAGAACACCCCTTCTTACTATGATGGCGTTACTATTGATTTAGGTATTATGTTCCATTCTTTTGCTTATCCCAAAGACGAAACGACACCATTAAAATCTTATTTTACAAAAACAGTGATGGAGAATGGGTTGATTAAGTTTAAGCCTCAGTCTGAGTGTGAAATTGTAAATACTTTGTCTAGTTATACCTTTAAGACACCTGGCCAGATTAAGTCCGTTGATGATGAACTTAAGGAATACGATGCTATGGAGAAAGGAGAAGGCTAA
- a CDS encoding IS30 family transposase: MSYSHLTITDRIKIETYLELGLKPCQIASKLGVHKSTISRELRRCQNGYSAVLAQEQYDHRAKQKGRKSCLTPKLKKEIENGLKSSWSPEQICGRYQLEQKPMVAFKTIYNWLYAGLIDLDLSVLRRKGRTRQPKETRGTFRIGTPIAKRPKEVRNRETFGHWELDTVVSSRGKSKGCLATFLERKTRFYLAFKIPDRTAKAMFSAIEQLCRLFPKETLKTFTSDRGKEFACYPLVENLGISFFFADAYSSWQRGSNENANGLLREYFPKKTDLAAISDEALNKALYDINHRPRKCLAYRTAYEALVDELE, from the coding sequence ATGAGCTACTCCCATCTTACCATAACCGACCGAATAAAGATAGAAACCTACTTGGAATTAGGTTTAAAACCTTGCCAAATTGCAAGTAAACTTGGCGTCCATAAGTCTACCATTTCAAGAGAGTTAAGACGATGTCAAAATGGTTATTCCGCAGTCTTAGCACAGGAACAGTACGACCACAGGGCTAAGCAAAAAGGTCGGAAGTCTTGTTTAACACCAAAGTTGAAAAAGGAAATTGAGAACGGTTTAAAATCCTCCTGGTCGCCTGAACAGATTTGTGGGCGCTATCAGCTTGAACAAAAGCCAATGGTAGCTTTTAAAACCATCTATAACTGGCTCTATGCTGGTTTGATTGATCTGGATTTAAGCGTCCTCCGTCGTAAAGGAAGAACTCGACAACCCAAAGAAACACGTGGGACATTTAGGATTGGCACGCCGATTGCCAAACGTCCTAAAGAGGTTCGGAATCGTGAAACTTTTGGCCACTGGGAGCTTGATACTGTAGTGTCTTCCAGAGGCAAAAGCAAGGGGTGTTTAGCGACTTTTCTAGAGCGAAAAACTCGTTTTTACTTAGCTTTCAAGATACCAGATAGAACAGCCAAAGCCATGTTTTCAGCCATCGAACAACTTTGTAGGCTATTTCCAAAAGAGACTCTTAAAACCTTCACTTCAGACAGGGGAAAAGAGTTCGCCTGCTATCCTCTAGTAGAGAATTTAGGAATTTCCTTTTTCTTTGCGGACGCCTATTCATCTTGGCAGAGAGGAAGTAATGAAAACGCAAATGGCTTACTAAGAGAATATTTCCCAAAGAAAACAGATTTAGCTGCTATCTCTGATGAGGCTTTGAACAAGGCCTTATATGATATCAATCACCGACCACGAAAATGTTTAGCTTACAGAACGGCTTATGAAGCTCTAGTGGATGAGTTAGAGTAA